From a single Vicia villosa cultivar HV-30 ecotype Madison, WI unplaced genomic scaffold, Vvil1.0 ctg.000559F_1_1, whole genome shotgun sequence genomic region:
- the LOC131629342 gene encoding E3 ubiquitin-protein ligase AIRP2-like, whose amino-acid sequence MYISGGSSSMGRSFKESLKLLEADIHHANTLASDFPREYDGACLQMRMSYSPAAHLFLFLVQWTDCNLAGALGLLRILIYKVYVDGTTTMSTHERKASIREFYAVIYPSLIQLERGVTDAEDKKQKVVCMERYRRRDDEEHKQSSDIDLEREEECGICMEMNSKIVLPNCNHAMCLKCYHEWRARSQSCPFCRDSLKRVNSGDLWIFTDSRDIVDMETVTRENLRRLFMYIDKLPLIIPDSLFDPYDSHLR is encoded by the exons ATGTACATAAGTGGCGGTTCTTCTTCCATGGGAAGGTCTTTCAAGGAATCTCTTAAACTTCTTGAAGCTGATATTCATCACGCAAATacctt AGCATCGGATTTTCCTAGAGAATATGATGGTGCGTGCCTTCAGATGAGAATGTCATACAGTCCTGCAGCACACTTGTTTCTGTTTCTGGTACAATGGACAGATTGCAATCTTGCTGGAGCTCTTGGATTGTTAAGAATCCTAATTTACAAG GTGTATGTGGATGGGACAACTACCATGTCAACACATGAAAGAAAAGCAAGTATTAGGGAATTCTATG CGGTTATATATCCGTCTTTAATACAACTTGAAAGAGGTGTCACTGATGCGGAAGATAAAAAACAGAAGGTTGTATGCATGGAGAGGTATCGTAGAAGAGACGATGAGGAGCACAAACAATCCTCAGACATAGaccttgaaagagaagaagaatgtGGAATATGTATGGAGATGAATAGTAAGATTGTATTGCCCAACTGCAACCATGCCATGTGCCTCAAATGTTACCATGAATG GAGAGCAAGATCACAGTCATGCCCCTTTTGTCGTGACAGTCTTAAAAGAGTGAACTCGGGCGATCTATGGATATTCACCGATAGTAGAGACATAGTAGACATGGAAACAGTGACAAGGGAGAATCTCAGAAGGCTTTTCATGTACATAGATAAGTTACCTTTGATCATTCCAGATTCTCTTTTTGATCCTTATGATTCTCACTTAAGATAA